In Geminocystis sp. NIES-3708, a single window of DNA contains:
- a CDS encoding response regulator — MSFSPHLKLKIDKLLLNLTLKEKLGISFGVTIFFLSIIFSFIVFQSVKSKVEEDQSFLLRQISNELINNFDHSMYKRSIDVRNMSKLSEFRKEGEYKNNRGFLLNELQESYEGYAWIGFADREGIVEVSTKGILEQVNVSKRPWFIEGLKKGFIGDVHEAKLLANKLPPLPNGEKLRFLDVAYPVYNEKNQVIGVLGAHLSWQWIENLSNSLMQSIPKNKQIEIFIISKDGKIIYDSEEKSEGKLINDIIPSIDLQQPLSISQKQNFQGVKYLISHHRDKGYLTYEGLGWHIIVKQPTTIAFKSADDLQRKILIWGLGLATIFSLIGWKIAEQITNPLLKIANEADQIRKGNREIPLCIFPLSSEFYQGKNEILLLSSSLSDLVQNLISQENKLKKINQELEEKILTRTQELNIAKELAEKANQAKSIFLSNMSHELRTPLNAILGFSQLMKDDHNLSLDNKDNINIIINSGEHLLSLINEVLELSKIEAGQINFNENSFNLHDLLLSLKSMLQIKATQKKIDLIFNLADNLPEFIVTDESKLRQILLNLISNSLKFTKEGNITLVAKLLTKNQLYFAITDTGMGMQPEEIDKLFTPFFQTASGIKSKEGTGLGLLISRQFVELMGGKMKVESKFKEGTTFSFTINFTPIDFQNEHKLLPTEKIISLAVNTPIYRILIVDDHEQNRLLLRKLLTPLNFALKEAVNGKEAVEITENWQPHLIWMDIGMPEMDGYEATRLIREKNQNSFYRPIIIALTAHAFMEEKDHILKSGCDDVVSKPFMTAIIFDKLQHFLHLEYIYESISENSTSENSTIAVTKNLETLTEKISSQEIKILIAEDNRVNQKLIISFLKKLGYKADIANNGKEVISAMESQFYHIIFMDVEMPEMDGITATKKIYELFSSENLPIIIAMTAHDDDENKKRCREIGMKDYLPKPIKLSALQSILSKFLEVENSYKNTL, encoded by the coding sequence ATGTCTTTTTCTCCTCATCTAAAGTTAAAAATAGATAAGTTATTACTCAATCTTACTCTTAAGGAAAAATTAGGGATTTCTTTTGGTGTGACAATCTTTTTTCTATCTATTATATTTAGCTTTATTGTATTTCAGTCTGTCAAAAGCAAAGTAGAAGAAGACCAAAGTTTTTTATTAAGACAAATTAGCAATGAGTTGATTAATAACTTCGATCATTCGATGTATAAACGTTCTATTGATGTTCGGAATATGTCAAAATTATCCGAGTTTAGAAAAGAAGGTGAATACAAAAACAATCGTGGTTTTTTATTAAATGAGTTACAAGAAAGTTATGAAGGTTATGCTTGGATAGGTTTTGCTGATAGGGAAGGAATCGTTGAAGTTAGTACTAAAGGTATTTTAGAACAAGTAAATGTAAGTAAACGCCCTTGGTTTATTGAAGGATTAAAAAAAGGTTTTATTGGAGATGTCCATGAAGCAAAATTATTAGCTAATAAATTACCTCCTCTTCCTAATGGGGAAAAATTAAGGTTTTTAGATGTCGCATATCCAGTATATAACGAGAAAAATCAAGTAATTGGGGTTTTAGGGGCTCATTTAAGTTGGCAATGGATAGAAAACTTAAGTAATTCTTTAATGCAGAGTATTCCTAAAAATAAGCAAATTGAAATTTTTATTATTAGCAAAGACGGAAAAATAATTTATGATTCAGAAGAAAAATCAGAAGGAAAATTGATTAATGATATTATCCCTTCCATTGATTTACAGCAACCGTTATCAATCAGTCAAAAACAAAATTTTCAGGGAGTTAAATATTTAATTAGTCATCATCGAGATAAAGGTTATCTTACTTATGAAGGTTTAGGGTGGCATATTATTGTTAAACAACCCACTACTATTGCTTTTAAATCTGCTGATGATTTACAAAGAAAAATTTTAATTTGGGGGTTAGGATTAGCTACCATTTTTTCATTGATAGGTTGGAAAATTGCGGAACAAATTACAAATCCTTTATTAAAAATTGCCAATGAAGCAGATCAAATTCGTAAAGGAAATCGAGAAATACCATTATGTATTTTTCCTCTTTCTAGTGAATTTTATCAAGGAAAAAATGAGATCCTTTTATTATCCTCAAGTCTATCAGATTTAGTTCAAAATTTAATTAGTCAAGAAAATAAACTAAAAAAAATAAATCAAGAATTAGAAGAAAAAATATTAACAAGGACACAAGAATTAAATATTGCCAAAGAATTAGCAGAAAAAGCGAACCAAGCTAAAAGTATTTTTTTATCAAATATGAGTCATGAATTGCGCACTCCTTTAAATGCCATTTTAGGTTTTTCGCAATTAATGAAAGATGATCATAATTTAAGTTTAGATAATAAAGATAATATCAATATAATAATTAATAGTGGGGAACATTTACTATCTCTAATTAATGAAGTTTTAGAATTATCAAAAATTGAAGCAGGGCAAATTAATTTTAATGAAAATAGTTTTAATCTTCATGATTTACTTTTATCTTTAAAATCTATGCTACAAATTAAAGCAACACAAAAAAAAATAGATTTAATTTTCAATTTAGCAGATAATTTACCAGAATTTATTGTTACTGATGAGAGTAAGTTAAGACAAATTTTACTTAATTTAATTAGTAATTCTCTAAAATTTACTAAGGAAGGAAATATAACTTTAGTAGCAAAATTATTAACAAAAAATCAGCTTTATTTTGCCATAACAGATACAGGAATGGGAATGCAACCAGAAGAAATAGATAAACTTTTTACTCCTTTTTTCCAAACAGCATCGGGAATAAAATCAAAAGAAGGTACAGGTTTAGGTTTATTAATTTCTCGCCAATTCGTAGAGTTAATGGGTGGTAAAATGAAAGTTGAAAGTAAGTTTAAAGAAGGAACTACTTTTTCATTTACGATCAATTTTACCCCTATTGATTTTCAAAATGAACATAAACTTTTACCCACAGAAAAAATAATTAGTTTAGCAGTTAATACTCCTATTTATCGTATTTTAATTGTCGATGACCATGAGCAAAATCGTTTACTTTTAAGAAAATTATTAACCCCGCTAAATTTTGCCTTGAAAGAAGCCGTTAACGGTAAAGAAGCCGTAGAAATTACTGAAAATTGGCAACCTCATTTAATTTGGATGGATATAGGTATGCCAGAAATGGATGGTTATGAAGCAACAAGGCTTATTCGTGAAAAAAATCAAAACTCTTTTTATCGCCCTATTATCATCGCATTAACTGCCCATGCTTTTATGGAAGAAAAAGATCATATTTTAAAATCAGGGTGTGATGATGTGGTTAGCAAACCTTTTATGACAGCGATTATTTTTGATAAATTACAACATTTTTTGCATCTGGAATATATTTATGAGTCAATTTCCGAAAATTCGACTTCCGAAAATTCGACTATTGCCGTGACTAAAAATTTAGAAACTTTAACGGAAAAAATATCATCTCAGGAAATAAAAATTTTGATAGCCGAAGATAATCGAGTTAATCAAAAATTAATTATTAGCTTTTTAAAAAAATTGGGTTACAAAGCAGATATTGCTAACAACGGTAAAGAAGTTATTTCAGCGATGGAATCACAATTTTATCATATTATTTTCATGGACGTAGAAATGCCCGAAATGGATGGTATAACTGCTACAAAAAAAATTTATGAACTTTTCTCCTCAGAAAACCTACCAATAATTATCGCTATGACAGCCCATGATGATGATGAAAATAAGAAGAGGTGTCGAGAAATAGGAATGAAAGATTATTTACCTAAACCCATTAAGTTATCAGCATTACAATCGATTTTATCAAAATTTTTAGAAGTGGAAAACTCCTATAAAAATACTCTTTGA
- a CDS encoding isoprenyl transferase — protein sequence MSVQQSLIELPFDLDQQRIPAHVAVIMDGNGRWAKNRGLPRIVGHQKGVDALKDLLRCCDDWGVKVLTAYAFSTENWGRPAHEVEFLMTLFERVLRRELEEMMAENVKIRFIGDLKALPESLQAEIAHSMEKTANNKGIQFNIATNYGSRQEILYACQAIASLVKEEKIQLNDINEELLENHLYTKGLISPDLLIRTSGEMRLSNFLLWQMAYGEIYVTQTLWPDFNRQEFRQALLDYQKRDRRFGKLNQ from the coding sequence ATGAGTGTTCAGCAAAGTTTAATTGAATTACCTTTTGATTTAGATCAACAACGGATTCCAGCTCATGTAGCGGTGATTATGGATGGTAATGGACGTTGGGCTAAAAATCGTGGTTTACCCCGCATTGTCGGACATCAGAAAGGGGTAGATGCCCTTAAGGATTTACTACGGTGTTGTGATGATTGGGGTGTTAAAGTTTTAACTGCTTATGCTTTTTCAACGGAAAATTGGGGAAGACCCGCCCATGAGGTAGAATTTTTAATGACGTTATTTGAGAGAGTTTTACGTCGTGAATTAGAAGAAATGATGGCAGAAAATGTCAAAATTCGTTTTATAGGTGATTTAAAGGCTTTACCCGAATCTCTACAAGCAGAAATCGCTCATTCTATGGAAAAAACTGCTAATAATAAGGGTATTCAATTTAATATTGCAACTAATTATGGTTCTCGTCAAGAAATTCTCTATGCTTGTCAGGCGATCGCATCTTTGGTGAAGGAAGAAAAGATACAATTAAATGATATTAACGAAGAATTATTAGAAAATCATCTTTATACAAAAGGATTAATCAGTCCTGATTTATTAATTCGTACCAGTGGTGAAATGCGCTTAAGTAATTTTCTTTTATGGCAAATGGCTTATGGTGAAATTTATGTTACTCAAACTTTATGGCCCGATTTTAATCGTCAGGAATTTCGTCAGGCGTTATTAGACTATCAAAAACGAGATCGTCGTTTTGGTAAATTAAATCAATAA
- a CDS encoding tetratricopeptide repeat protein, translated as MLFRHYLLSIVAFISIFSATPSLKAQTLLPYTPELNGEFLDSYGAQLLQDAVQLMRFREFDLALSRAKLSVQLSPNQYEPWFVLGTLQIQAGETEAGVKALQEAKRLAPEDSSVLFSLGNSYFQLGDYDSAVKELQAGLKINKEVPQAYFDLGNAYFKLTKYSEAISSYQKAVKLEKEFWPAINNIGLVEYEKGQNNKAVESWRKALSIDKNQAEPMLAVAVALYNQGKKAEAIQLGKEALKIDNSYGDVEFLKENLWGEKLLADTAKFFQNPDIQPLVGKKSPSSQE; from the coding sequence GTGTTATTTCGTCATTACCTATTATCTATTGTCGCTTTTATCAGTATTTTTTCTGCTACTCCAAGTCTAAAAGCTCAAACCTTATTACCTTATACACCAGAATTAAATGGCGAATTTTTAGATTCTTATGGTGCACAATTATTACAAGACGCAGTGCAATTGATGCGTTTTCGGGAATTTGATTTAGCTTTATCGAGGGCAAAATTATCTGTACAATTATCTCCTAATCAATATGAACCTTGGTTTGTTTTAGGAACATTACAAATTCAAGCAGGAGAAACTGAAGCGGGAGTAAAGGCTTTACAAGAAGCTAAAAGACTGGCACCTGAGGACTCAAGTGTACTTTTTTCTTTGGGTAATTCCTATTTTCAGTTGGGAGATTATGACTCGGCTGTGAAAGAGTTACAAGCTGGATTAAAAATAAATAAAGAAGTACCACAAGCATACTTTGATTTAGGTAATGCTTATTTCAAATTAACAAAATATTCAGAAGCAATTTCTTCTTATCAAAAAGCAGTCAAATTAGAAAAAGAATTTTGGCCTGCTATCAATAATATTGGTTTAGTTGAGTATGAAAAAGGTCAAAACAATAAAGCGGTTGAATCATGGCGTAAGGCTTTAAGTATTGACAAAAATCAAGCTGAACCAATGTTAGCAGTAGCAGTAGCATTATACAATCAAGGAAAAAAAGCAGAAGCAATTCAATTGGGTAAAGAAGCATTAAAAATTGATAACAGTTACGGAGATGTAGAATTTTTGAAAGAAAATTTGTGGGGAGAAAAATTGTTAGCAGATACTGCTAAATTTTTCCAGAATCCCGATATTCAACCTCTAGTTGGCAAAAAATCACCTTCTTCCCAAGAATAA
- the cimA gene encoding citramalate synthase: protein MNDHKIWLYDTTLRDGAQREGISLSLADKLKIARKLDDMGIPFIEGGWPGANPKDVQFFWELKEQPLKQANIVAFCSTRRPNQSAEADPMLKAILAANTHWVTIFGKSWDLHVTEGLKTSLDENLAMIEDTISYLRSQGRQVIYDAEHWFDGYKNNPEYALKTLQSAIKGGAKWLVFCDTNGGTLPHEISQIVSEIVGKLDLNLDDPDIPKLGIHTHNDSGTAVANAIASVLEGVTMIQGTINGYGERCGNANLCTLIPNLQLKLGYKCLEAEELTKLTPNSRLISEIVNLAPDDHAPFVGRSAFAHKGGIHVSAVARNPLTYEHIEPESIGNERRIVISDQAGLSNIIAKAKTFGIEFDKNDPTCREILLKLKALESEGYQFEAAEASFELLLREALNQRKELFGIKGFQVHSDITIDGKTPYTHALATVKVIVAEEELLEVAEGNGPVSALDQALRKALVKFYPEIAQFHLTDYKVRILDGTKGTSAKTRVLIESSNGEQRWTTVGVSTNIIDASYQAVVEGIEYGILLGRAEINSSNFLAKSEETRRLGD, encoded by the coding sequence ATGAATGATCACAAAATTTGGTTATATGACACTACTTTAAGAGACGGGGCACAAAGAGAAGGTATTTCACTTTCTTTGGCGGATAAATTAAAAATTGCCCGAAAGTTAGATGATATGGGTATCCCTTTTATCGAAGGCGGTTGGCCTGGTGCAAATCCGAAAGATGTACAATTTTTTTGGGAGTTAAAAGAGCAACCTTTAAAACAGGCTAATATCGTGGCTTTTTGCTCTACCCGTCGCCCAAACCAATCTGCTGAAGCTGATCCCATGTTAAAAGCCATTCTAGCCGCAAATACCCACTGGGTAACAATTTTTGGCAAATCTTGGGATTTACACGTTACAGAAGGCTTAAAAACCTCTTTGGATGAAAATTTAGCCATGATTGAAGATACCATATCTTATTTGCGATCACAAGGAAGACAAGTAATTTATGATGCCGAACATTGGTTCGATGGTTATAAAAATAATCCTGAATATGCTTTAAAAACTCTTCAATCAGCTATTAAAGGTGGTGCAAAGTGGCTTGTTTTTTGTGATACTAACGGGGGGACTTTACCTCATGAAATTAGCCAAATTGTCTCGGAAATCGTAGGTAAACTTGATCTTAATTTAGATGATCCTGATATTCCAAAATTAGGTATTCATACTCATAATGATAGCGGTACAGCCGTAGCGAATGCCATCGCTTCAGTATTAGAAGGTGTCACTATGATTCAAGGCACAATTAACGGTTATGGTGAAAGATGTGGTAATGCTAATTTATGCACTTTAATCCCTAATTTACAGCTAAAGTTAGGCTATAAATGCCTTGAAGCAGAAGAATTAACCAAATTAACCCCTAATAGTCGTTTAATTAGTGAAATTGTCAATCTTGCTCCTGATGATCATGCTCCTTTTGTAGGGCGATCGGCATTTGCCCATAAAGGTGGTATTCATGTATCAGCCGTTGCTCGGAATCCCTTAACTTATGAACATATAGAGCCTGAATCTATTGGTAATGAAAGAAGAATAGTTATATCAGATCAAGCAGGATTAAGTAATATTATTGCAAAAGCGAAAACCTTCGGTATCGAATTTGATAAAAATGATCCTACTTGCAGAGAAATTTTATTGAAGCTAAAAGCTTTAGAAAGTGAAGGTTATCAATTTGAAGCTGCCGAAGCAAGTTTTGAATTATTATTACGAGAAGCCTTAAACCAGAGAAAAGAATTATTTGGTATTAAAGGTTTTCAAGTACATTCTGATATTACCATAGATGGTAAAACCCCTTATACTCACGCTTTAGCTACGGTAAAAGTTATCGTTGCGGAGGAAGAATTATTAGAAGTAGCGGAAGGAAATGGTCCAGTTTCAGCATTAGATCAGGCGTTACGTAAGGCGTTGGTGAAATTCTATCCCGAAATAGCCCAATTTCATTTAACAGATTATAAAGTACGTATTCTCGATGGCACAAAGGGAACTTCTGCTAAAACTAGGGTTTTAATTGAGTCTAGCAATGGTGAACAGAGATGGACAACAGTCGGTGTATCTACGAATATTATTGATGCTTCTTATCAAGCGGTAGTTGAAGGTATAGAATATGGTATCTTACTAGGTAGAGCGGAAATTAATTCTTCCAACTTTTTAGCAAAAAGCGAAGAGACTAGGAGACTAGGAGATTAG
- a CDS encoding IMS domain-containing protein, whose amino-acid sequence MQISLDYYRILGIPIQAELNLIEQAYQDRILQLPHKGYSEYAITSRNNLFQQAYNVLKDNESRLEYESSFFSSVTETEDLIEDEEETEESIGVSDENLDVVRDTNIEIDESLFIGALITLLDLGEYELVITLSQPYLKDKSSLNNFSDQEEQISIIEQDLVLSVVLAYLELAREQWQEKQYESASHSLAESYQLLFQEDLFSNLRKEIKQDLGKLRPYQILELLTKEDADIHGRQKGIKLLKEMFNLRGGIESQVTDESGLDIDGFLRFIQQIRVYLTPEEQQVLFEEEAQRPSPAAGYLAAYAGIARGFTERRPEFIIRAKNSLISLTIHQDVYLEQSICALLLGQTAEAEFSLSQSREKKVISYIQEMSQGSPDLLPGLCIYTEKWLQTEVFPQFKNLASKNYSLQEYFANDRVQAYLETITNPLSNDSEDSQSQEFISPELELPFDIEQTSHQSYSFTQFNDLKEQTDYEEQIINENYTSSSTSDLSEINLSSGDVENDKISLLVSDEEDNEDLIGFNDFLEAEIEEDQNPSQNSSYNVTAENPSIKQETNYVAKAPQTSINPQTKTSSESDNNLIIGSLLGLLFLIAIAFGASKLLLSSESSEDKLQISISEPLIELPPNSGETVNQKMDKLDQDTALKIINQWLNAKAQATGPEYNSGELTKILTEPQLSRWVANSRDLRNKNAYKRYEHQVKVESAKVNPQDVTQGIVTAKISEKSQYYRNGALIPSLSYEENLLVKYELIKDGDRWLIKNSQIIKN is encoded by the coding sequence GTGCAAATTTCTTTAGATTACTACCGCATTCTCGGCATACCCATTCAAGCTGAATTAAACTTGATTGAACAAGCCTATCAAGATCGCATTCTTCAGTTACCCCACAAGGGTTATAGTGAATATGCTATTACTTCTCGTAATAATTTATTTCAACAAGCCTATAATGTTTTAAAGGATAATGAATCTCGTCTAGAGTATGAATCCTCTTTCTTCTCATCAGTAACAGAAACGGAAGATTTGATCGAAGATGAAGAAGAAACAGAAGAATCAATAGGGGTATCAGACGAAAATTTAGATGTAGTCAGGGATACAAATATTGAGATTGATGAGAGTTTGTTTATTGGAGCTTTAATAACTTTATTAGATTTAGGAGAATATGAGTTAGTTATAACTTTAAGTCAGCCTTATTTAAAAGATAAAAGCAGTTTAAATAATTTTAGTGATCAAGAAGAACAAATAAGCATTATTGAGCAAGATTTAGTTTTAAGTGTAGTTTTAGCTTATTTAGAACTAGCTAGAGAGCAATGGCAGGAAAAACAATACGAATCAGCATCTCATTCTTTAGCAGAATCTTATCAATTATTATTTCAAGAAGATTTATTCTCTAATTTAAGAAAAGAAATTAAGCAGGATTTAGGTAAATTACGCCCTTATCAAATATTAGAGTTATTAACGAAGGAAGATGCCGATATTCATGGACGACAAAAAGGAATTAAATTGCTCAAGGAAATGTTTAACCTGAGAGGAGGTATTGAAAGTCAAGTTACAGATGAATCTGGATTAGATATTGATGGTTTTTTAAGGTTTATCCAACAAATTAGGGTTTATTTAACTCCAGAAGAACAACAGGTATTATTTGAAGAAGAAGCTCAACGTCCTTCCCCTGCCGCAGGATATTTAGCCGCCTATGCTGGAATTGCAAGAGGTTTTACCGAAAGACGACCAGAATTTATTATTCGGGCAAAAAATAGTCTTATTTCTCTGACTATTCATCAAGATGTTTATTTAGAGCAATCTATTTGTGCTTTATTATTAGGACAAACTGCTGAAGCTGAATTTTCTCTGAGTCAAAGTCGAGAAAAAAAAGTAATTAGCTATATTCAAGAAATGTCACAGGGTTCTCCTGATCTTTTACCCGGATTGTGCATTTATACTGAAAAATGGCTACAAACAGAAGTTTTTCCCCAATTTAAAAATTTAGCTTCTAAAAATTACTCTTTACAGGAATATTTTGCCAATGATCGAGTACAAGCATATTTAGAAACTATTACTAATCCATTAAGCAATGATTCAGAGGATAGTCAAAGTCAAGAATTTATTTCTCCTGAATTAGAATTACCATTCGATATTGAACAAACTTCTCATCAATCTTATTCTTTTACCCAATTTAATGATCTAAAAGAACAAACAGACTATGAAGAACAAATAATTAACGAAAATTATACTTCATCTTCTACTTCTGATCTTTCTGAAATTAATCTTAGCTCTGGTGATGTAGAAAATGACAAGATTAGTTTATTAGTTTCTGATGAAGAAGATAACGAAGATTTAATTGGTTTTAATGATTTTCTCGAAGCGGAAATAGAAGAAGATCAAAATCCATCACAAAATTCCTCTTATAATGTTACGGCTGAAAATCCTTCTATCAAACAAGAGACTAATTATGTAGCCAAAGCACCTCAAACTTCCATAAATCCACAGACAAAAACTTCTTCAGAAAGTGATAATAATCTCATTATTGGTTCATTATTAGGTTTATTGTTTTTAATTGCTATCGCTTTTGGGGCATCCAAATTATTATTGTCTTCTGAATCTTCTGAGGATAAATTACAAATTTCTATTTCTGAACCACTAATAGAATTACCTCCTAATAGTGGTGAAACTGTTAATCAAAAAATGGACAAGTTAGATCAAGATACGGCACTCAAAATTATTAATCAGTGGTTAAATGCTAAAGCCCAAGCTACTGGACCTGAATATAATTCAGGTGAATTAACTAAAATATTAACGGAGCCACAACTATCTCGATGGGTTGCCAATAGTCGTGATTTGAGAAATAAAAACGCCTATAAACGATATGAGCATCAAGTCAAAGTAGAATCTGCTAAAGTTAATCCTCAAGATGTTACCCAAGGCATTGTTACTGCTAAAATTAGCGAAAAATCTCAGTATTATCGAAATGGTGCATTAATTCCTAGTTTATCCTATGAAGAAAATTTATTAGTTAAGTATGAGTTAATTAAAGATGGCGATCGCTGGTTAATTAAAAATAGTCAAATAATTAAAAATTAG
- the pdhA gene encoding pyruvate dehydrogenase (acetyl-transferring) E1 component subunit alpha, translating into MAEERTLPKFDYSTVKITKQESLIYYEDMVLGRLFEDKCAEMYYRGRMFGFVHLYNGQEAVSSGIVKSLRPDQDYVCSTYRDHVHALSSGVPAKEVMAELFGKATGCSKGRGGSMHMFSAAHKLLGGYAFVAEGIPVATGTAYQSMYRKKALGEDFDQVTVCFFGDGASNNGQFFECLNMAALWKLPILYVVENNKWAIGMAHERATSQPEIYKKASVFNMEGYEVDGMDLLAVRDVAQKAIARARAGEGPTLIEALTYRFRGHSLADPDELRDATEKEFWNARDPIKKFATYLTENNIVSQTELDAIDKKVQQDIDEAVEFAEASPEPDPSELYRYIFAED; encoded by the coding sequence ATGGCTGAAGAAAGAACTCTCCCCAAATTTGACTATTCTACAGTTAAAATTACTAAACAAGAAAGTTTAATTTATTATGAAGATATGGTTTTAGGACGCTTATTTGAGGATAAGTGTGCTGAAATGTACTATCGTGGTAGAATGTTTGGTTTTGTTCACCTTTATAATGGACAAGAAGCCGTTTCTAGCGGTATTGTAAAATCATTACGTCCTGATCAAGATTATGTTTGTAGCACTTATAGGGATCACGTTCATGCTTTAAGTAGTGGTGTACCTGCGAAGGAAGTTATGGCAGAACTTTTTGGAAAAGCAACAGGTTGTAGTAAAGGTCGTGGTGGATCAATGCATATGTTCTCGGCGGCTCATAAATTATTAGGCGGATATGCTTTCGTTGCTGAAGGTATTCCCGTAGCTACTGGTACAGCTTATCAAAGTATGTATCGTAAAAAGGCTTTAGGAGAAGATTTTGATCAAGTTACTGTCTGTTTCTTCGGTGATGGTGCTAGTAATAATGGTCAATTTTTTGAGTGTTTAAACATGGCGGCATTATGGAAATTACCTATTCTTTATGTTGTCGAAAATAATAAATGGGCGATCGGTATGGCTCATGAAAGAGCGACTTCTCAACCAGAAATTTATAAAAAAGCCAGTGTTTTTAACATGGAAGGCTATGAAGTTGATGGTATGGATTTATTGGCAGTCAGAGATGTAGCACAAAAAGCGATTGCTCGTGCTAGAGCTGGGGAAGGACCAACTTTAATTGAAGCGTTAACCTATCGTTTTCGTGGTCATTCTTTAGCAGATCCTGATGAATTAAGAGATGCGACAGAAAAAGAATTTTGGAATGCGAGAGATCCCATCAAAAAATTTGCTACTTATTTAACAGAAAATAATATCGTTTCTCAAACAGAATTAGATGCTATTGATAAAAAAGTACAACAGGACATTGACGAGGCGGTAGAGTTTGCAGAAGCTAGTCCTGAACCAGATCCTAGTGAATTATATCGTTATATTTTTGCGGAAGATTAG